The following coding sequences are from one Triticum aestivum cultivar Chinese Spring chromosome 5A, IWGSC CS RefSeq v2.1, whole genome shotgun sequence window:
- the LOC123101346 gene encoding uncharacterized protein, whose translation MAREGDVPDNETEGYANPISRRNSKRAAKRQPHGDDKDGDEEGDDGVERFLLVKLQRRKVRTEAVSKGIDATSSAAVAELLLQGEIWLGGKGEVKEEGSEQEEKGSPPFHPCWCCLVFSDISGDGDPDLGTPCSSGKKVGAWGKEVGGQEGVRASEGDGRACDGSRTASNAWFVELMVNSHHEKSDHEEDNELSVDLEISDDLRIHLMSIKGANRKLGTRVEELSANIVGVENRLNERLTVSDRQRTDSL comes from the exons ATGGCTAGAGAAGGAGATGTGCCTGACAATGAAACAGAG GGTTATGCAAATCCCATCTCACGACGGAACTCAAAAAGGGCTGCTAAGCGGCAGCCGCATGGCGATGATAAGGACGGGGATGAAGAGGGTGACGAT GGTGTCGAAAGATTCCTCTTAGTAAAACTGCAGAGAAGAAAGGTGCGCACGGAGGCAGTATCCAAAGGGATAGATGCCACATCTTCTGCAGCAGTCGCTGAG CTACTTTTGCAAGGAGAAATTTGGTTAGGGGGGAAAGGGGAAGTCAAGGAGGAAGGATCTGAACAGGAGGAGAAAGGATCACCTCCTTTTCACCCTTGTTGGTGCTGCCTGGTATTTTCTGATAT CTCTGGCGATGGAGATCCAGACCTGGGAACCCCTTGTTCATCAGGGAAGAAGGTGGGGGCTTGGGGAAAAGAAGTTGGTGGCCAGGAGGGTGTGAGAGCTTCTGAAGGGGATGGGAGGGCATGTGATGGCTCGAGGACTGCGTCCAATGCGtggtttgttgagttg ATGGTGAACTCACATCATGAGAAATCTGATCATGAGGAGGACAATGAACTTTCGGTGGATCTGGAGATAAGTGATGATTTGCGTATCCATCTAATGTCGATCAAGGGAGCCAACAGAAAGCTTGGGACAAGGGTTGAGGAATTGTCTGCAAATATTGTAGGTGTCGAGAATAGGTTGAACGAGCGTTTAACTGTCAGCGACCGACAACGCACTGATAGTCTATAG
- the LOC123103768 gene encoding hypersensitive-induced response protein-like protein 1, translated as MGNLCCCVQVDQSTVAIREQFGKFDSVLEPGCHCLPWIFGKRVVGHLTLRLQQLDVRCETKTKDNVFVTVVASIQYRPLAGKESDAYYKLTNTRSQIQAYVFDVIRASVPKLNLDDAFVQKNDIAKAVEDELEKAMSAYGFEIVQTLIVDIEPDAHVKQAMNEINAAARMRVAANEKAEAEKIVQIKRAEGEAEAKYLSGLGIARQRQAIVDGLRDSVLGFSVNVPGTTAKDVMDMVLITQYFDTMKEIGASSKSSAVFIPHGPGAVRDIATQIRDGLLQGQSASDN; from the exons ATGGGCAATCTGTGCTGCTGTGTTCAAGTTGACCAGTCTACCGTGGCCATCAGAGAGCAGTTTGGGAAGTTTGACAGTGTGCTTGAGCCAGGATGCCACTGCCTGCCTTGGATCTTTGGGAAACGTGTAGTTGGCCATCTCACACTCAGGTTGCAGCAGCTGGATGTGCGCTGTGAAACCAAGACAAAG GACAATGTGTTTGTCACTGTTGTTGCATCGATTCAGTACCGACCTCTGGCTGGCAAAGAAAGTGACGCATACTACAAACTGACCAACACAAGATCCCAGATTCAAGCCTATGTCTTTGATG TGATCAGGGCAAGTGTTCCAAAGCTCAACCTGGATGATGCTTTCGTGCAGAAGAACGATATAGCAAAGGCTGTGGAGGATGAACTTGAGAAGGCTATGTCCGCATATGGCTTTGAGATCGTGCAGACCCTCATTGTCGACATCGAGCCGGATGCGCATGTCAAGCAGGCGATGAATGAGATCAATGCAG CTGCAAGGATGAGGGTGGCTGCAAACgagaaggcggaggctgagaaGATTGTCCAGATCAAGCGTGCCGAGGGTGAAgcagaggccaagtacctgtctggCCTCGGTATCGCCCGCCAGCGCCAGGCCATTGTGGATGGCCTGAGGGACAGCGTCCTGGGCTTCTCAGTCAACGTGCCTGGCACCACTGCAAAGGATGTGATGGACATGGTGCTGATCACCCAGTACTTTGATACTATGAAAGAGATCGGCGCATCCTCCAAGTCCTCGGCGGTGTTCATCCCCCATGGCCCTGGTGCGGTGCGCGACATCGCCACGCAGATCCGCGATGGTCTTCTTCAAGGCCAGTCTGCCTCTGACAACTAG